In one window of bacterium DNA:
- a CDS encoding 3-methyl-2-oxobutanoate dehydrogenase subunit beta — protein sequence MKYSIPTEEYVTSGTVACQGCGAVLAMRYALKALGPDTVLSVPACCWSVIDGPFPYSSTLVPLFHTAFETAAAAASGIRNGFAIRGNDHTTVMAWAGDGGTVDIGIQALSGAVERDEDIIYVCYDNEAYMNTGIQRSGSTPWGAWTTTTPVRHFKKEEKKDMVEIMVAHGIRYTATACVSHAEDFVKKMKKAKEIRGTKYLQVFASCPPGWKMKSEDSIKAMRLGVQTGIVPLYEVENGVYKINHRPKEFKPVEEYLKLQGRFRHLTPEDVEHIRQWRDHHWKVLEAKVAMTRELYGADAAGK from the coding sequence ATGAAATACTCGATTCCCACCGAGGAGTACGTTACCAGCGGAACCGTGGCGTGCCAGGGTTGCGGGGCGGTGCTGGCGATGCGCTACGCGCTCAAGGCCCTGGGCCCGGACACGGTCCTCTCCGTCCCGGCCTGCTGCTGGAGCGTGATTGACGGACCCTTCCCATACTCGTCCACGCTGGTGCCGCTCTTCCACACGGCCTTCGAGACCGCGGCGGCGGCCGCCTCGGGCATCCGCAACGGCTTCGCCATCCGGGGCAACGACCACACCACCGTGATGGCCTGGGCCGGCGACGGCGGTACCGTGGACATCGGCATCCAGGCCCTCTCCGGCGCCGTCGAGCGCGACGAGGACATCATCTACGTCTGCTACGACAACGAGGCCTACATGAACACCGGCATCCAGCGCTCCGGCTCCACCCCCTGGGGCGCCTGGACCACCACCACCCCCGTCCGACATTTCAAGAAAGAAGAGAAGAAGGACATGGTGGAAATCATGGTGGCCCACGGCATCCGCTACACCGCCACCGCCTGTGTGAGCCACGCCGAGGACTTCGTCAAGAAGATGAAGAAGGCCAAGGAAATACGGGGGACGAAGTACCTCCAGGTCTTCGCCAGTTGCCCGCCGGGCTGGAAGATGAAGTCCGAGGACTCGATCAAGGCGATGCGCCTGGGTGTGCAGACCGGCATCGTGCCCCTCTACGAGGTGGAGAACGGCGTGTACAAGATCAACCACAGGCCCAAGGAGTTCAAGCCGGTGGAGGAGTATCTGAAGCTCCAGGGGCGCTTCCGTCATCTGACGCCGGAGGATGTGGAACACATCAGGCAATGGCGCGACCACCATTGGAAGGTTCTGGAGGCCAAGGTGGCCATGACCCGGGAGCTCTACGGGGCGGACGCGGCCGGGAAGTAG
- a CDS encoding acylphosphatase, whose protein sequence is MRETLQAVVEGMVQGVGFRWFVMRHARALDLVGTVANLPDGTVRVVAVGERADLESLAALLREGPTASSVSGVKLQWAPATDTYRDFSVF, encoded by the coding sequence GTGAGAGAGACGCTGCAGGCGGTCGTGGAGGGGATGGTCCAGGGCGTGGGCTTCCGCTGGTTCGTGATGCGCCACGCCCGGGCGCTGGACCTGGTCGGCACGGTGGCCAACCTGCCCGACGGGACGGTCCGGGTGGTCGCGGTGGGCGAACGTGCCGACCTGGAATCGCTCGCCGCCCTCCTGCGCGAGGGTCCGACGGCATCCAGCGTCTCCGGCGTTAAACTCCAATGGGCCCCGGCCACGGACACCTACCGCGATTTCAGCGTTTTCTGA
- a CDS encoding TIGR00725 family protein has product MERRLQISIIGGASCSESTAAKAEEVGFLLAEAGAVLVCGGRTGVMEAACRGAARAGGTSVGILLGYDDDEANPYVDIRIPTGLGVARNAIVVASGRAVIAIDGFYGTLSEIALALKIGRPVVTLGSWLLPPPPAGRKAGDPLHHAHSPQEAVEMALRLARQSPGVT; this is encoded by the coding sequence GTGGAAAGAAGGCTCCAGATCAGCATCATCGGCGGCGCAAGCTGCAGCGAATCCACGGCGGCCAAGGCGGAGGAGGTCGGTTTCTTGCTGGCCGAAGCGGGGGCGGTGCTGGTGTGCGGCGGCCGGACCGGCGTGATGGAGGCGGCCTGCCGCGGCGCAGCCAGGGCCGGGGGAACCTCCGTCGGCATCCTCTTGGGGTACGATGACGACGAGGCCAACCCCTACGTGGACATCCGGATACCCACCGGTCTGGGCGTGGCCCGGAACGCCATCGTCGTCGCCTCGGGCCGGGCGGTCATCGCCATAGACGGCTTCTACGGCACCCTTTCGGAAATCGCCCTGGCGCTGAAGATCGGCCGCCCCGTAGTCACCCTGGGAAGCTGGCTGCTGCCGCCGCCCCCCGCCGGGCGGAAGGCCGGGGACCCGCTCCACCACGCCCACTCGCCCCAGGAGGCGGTGGAGATGGCGCTCAGACTGGCGCGGCAATCCCCGGGGGTGACGTGA